A region of Thermococcus argininiproducens DNA encodes the following proteins:
- a CDS encoding ACT domain-containing protein, whose product MAEEKVSVAKIVKEIVLSRPAIKECLILDVINYSALARVILKELEKENIKTSAGAVKMALIRIGEDLKKERTFFEKKIKNVVAKTVIELQSDLTVITAERRAVLNNLEHLFKVMENARFFQLTQGVETFTLVLSSEEKEKVLEIIQPKAIVDLIEEQTAIILISPEEIIETPGIIAIMTSTLSSSGVNITQVISCHKDTIFVLNRRDAPKAYQILEDIILKMRKTSK is encoded by the coding sequence ATGGCAGAAGAAAAAGTTAGTGTTGCAAAGATTGTGAAAGAGATCGTCCTCTCCCGCCCAGCAATCAAAGAATGCTTGATTTTAGATGTTATAAATTACAGTGCCCTAGCAAGAGTTATTTTAAAAGAACTGGAAAAAGAAAACATCAAAACCTCAGCCGGAGCTGTAAAAATGGCTTTGATAAGAATAGGAGAGGACTTAAAGAAAGAGAGAACTTTCTTTGAAAAGAAAATCAAAAATGTGGTTGCAAAGACCGTTATTGAGCTCCAATCTGATCTAACAGTAATAACTGCCGAACGGAGAGCTGTATTAAATAATCTTGAACACCTCTTCAAAGTAATGGAAAACGCACGGTTTTTCCAACTTACTCAGGGAGTTGAGACATTTACACTAGTCCTTTCAAGCGAAGAAAAGGAGAAAGTACTTGAGATTATACAACCAAAGGCCATAGTTGATCTTATTGAGGAACAGACGGCAATAATTCTAATAAGCCCAGAAGAGATAATTGAGACCCCTGGAATTATCGCCATCATGACTTCAACCCTTTCATCAAGCGGAGTGAACATAACACAGGTAATATCCTGTCACAAAGATACAATATTTGTTCTTAACCGTAGGGATGCTCCAAAAGCATACCAGATACTTGAGGACATAATCCTAAAGATGAGAAAGACTTCAAAATAA
- a CDS encoding argininosuccinate synthase encodes MKIVLAYSGGLDTSIILKMMQEKMNAEVITVTVDVGQKDDFEKIEEKALKLGALKHYTIDAKAEFVEKYIFKAIKANALYEGSYPLATALARPLIAEKIIEVAKKENADAVAHGCTGKGNDQVRFDLAIKALYPEIKIIAPVRELNLTRDWEMEYAKKNGIPVKDKIYSIDENLWGRSVEGGILEDPFEEPPEEVFEWTLSPEKTPEKPEYLTIDFVNGVPIGLDGKKMNPVELVETLNFIAGKHGVGRIDHIEDRAVGIKSREVYEAPAAITLIKAHKDLEKLILTKWVLEFKEIVDSKWAWLIYNGLWFEPLREALDAFIDEVETNITGSVKVKFYKGSISIVGRSSENALYDTKLATYEKFSTFDQRLAVGFIELFGLQSVLAYSTKHKINSLYTPSTPVKAKKVVS; translated from the coding sequence ATGAAAATAGTTTTGGCCTATTCGGGAGGTCTGGACACCTCAATTATATTAAAGATGATGCAGGAGAAAATGAATGCCGAAGTGATTACAGTTACTGTAGATGTAGGACAAAAGGACGATTTTGAAAAGATCGAGGAGAAAGCACTCAAGCTTGGTGCATTAAAACACTATACTATAGATGCAAAGGCAGAATTTGTCGAGAAATACATTTTCAAAGCAATAAAGGCAAATGCACTTTATGAAGGATCCTACCCATTAGCCACAGCATTAGCCAGGCCTTTAATAGCAGAGAAAATTATTGAGGTAGCTAAAAAAGAAAACGCTGATGCAGTGGCCCATGGTTGTACTGGAAAGGGAAACGATCAAGTCAGGTTTGATTTGGCAATTAAAGCCCTCTACCCAGAAATTAAAATAATCGCTCCTGTTAGGGAGCTTAATCTTACAAGGGACTGGGAAATGGAATATGCAAAGAAAAATGGGATACCGGTTAAGGACAAGATCTACAGCATTGATGAAAATCTTTGGGGACGCTCAGTAGAAGGAGGAATTTTAGAAGATCCTTTTGAGGAGCCTCCAGAGGAGGTTTTTGAATGGACTCTTTCTCCTGAAAAAACACCAGAAAAACCGGAGTACCTTACAATAGACTTCGTAAATGGTGTTCCTATAGGGCTAGATGGAAAGAAAATGAATCCCGTGGAACTTGTAGAAACCTTAAACTTCATAGCAGGAAAGCATGGAGTCGGCAGGATAGATCACATTGAGGATAGGGCCGTTGGAATAAAGAGCAGGGAAGTCTATGAAGCCCCAGCAGCAATTACCCTAATAAAGGCCCATAAGGACCTAGAAAAGTTGATTCTCACAAAATGGGTTCTCGAGTTTAAGGAGATCGTTGATTCAAAATGGGCATGGCTCATTTATAATGGTCTCTGGTTCGAGCCACTTAGGGAGGCTCTAGATGCCTTCATAGATGAAGTTGAAACAAATATTACTGGATCTGTCAAAGTAAAATTCTACAAAGGGAGTATCAGCATAGTTGGAAGGTCGTCTGAGAATGCTCTTTACGATACAAAGCTTGCAACCTATGAAAAGTTCAGTACTTTTGATCAAAGGCTTGCAGTTGGCTTTATTGAGCTCTTTGGATTGCAGAGTGTTTTAGCTTACAGCACAAAACACAAGATAAACTCTCTATACACTCCCTCAACACCAGTGAAGGCAAAAAAGGTAGTTAGCTAG
- the argH gene encoding argininosuccinate lyase, whose amino-acid sequence MYRKNLLGDADFNILTYTSSMEEDKEIVGEVIESLIVHVKVLTTQGLIPAGKGHKILEELKKLLQNPSPLFSINSEDIHEAVEIYLKEKLGDDEGYLALGKSRNDHVSAALRLKVKKLLIEQLKELITLRRVLLEKAEEHVYTIMPAFTHLQPAQPSTFAHYLCYIEEVLADYTKSLFFALEIADNSPLGGGAVGGTSVPLDRKALANELFSGIVINSIKATSSRDFLSIASSIDVNLSVFLSRIAEDIVIFSTPQFDYLVLPKEHLATSSMMPQKKNPVTMEIARAWGAESIGYLTALLGILKALPTGYNLDMQEANKHALIILKRTLETLKIFSDFFKKIGVNEKKLLIDSEIFPILATDIAEKVSLKEGKPYREVYGEIAKLIKDSKSVEELYTKVEELYGIKTNLEEGVKKPVLGSPNPTKVKEYIKLAKTALKEDLLKLKEVTTCMHI is encoded by the coding sequence ATGTATAGGAAAAACCTGCTAGGTGATGCTGACTTTAATATTCTAACTTACACTTCATCAATGGAGGAGGATAAGGAGATAGTTGGTGAAGTCATTGAAAGTCTAATCGTCCATGTAAAAGTGTTAACTACCCAAGGCCTGATTCCAGCGGGAAAAGGGCATAAAATATTGGAAGAACTCAAAAAACTCCTTCAAAATCCATCACCGTTATTTTCCATTAATTCTGAAGATATACATGAAGCTGTTGAGATTTATTTGAAAGAAAAGCTTGGGGATGATGAGGGATATTTAGCTTTGGGAAAAAGCAGGAACGATCATGTTTCAGCGGCCCTAAGGTTAAAGGTAAAGAAACTCTTAATTGAGCAGCTGAAAGAACTAATAACTCTAAGGAGAGTCCTTCTGGAGAAAGCAGAAGAGCATGTATATACAATAATGCCGGCTTTCACTCATTTACAACCAGCGCAGCCTTCAACTTTTGCCCACTACCTATGTTATATAGAAGAGGTCTTGGCTGATTATACAAAATCCTTGTTCTTTGCCCTCGAGATAGCCGATAATTCTCCTTTAGGAGGAGGTGCAGTTGGTGGAACAAGCGTTCCTCTGGACAGGAAGGCCCTAGCCAATGAGCTATTTAGTGGGATAGTAATTAATTCAATTAAGGCAACAAGCAGTAGGGATTTTCTGAGTATAGCATCGTCAATAGATGTTAACCTATCAGTATTCCTATCACGAATAGCTGAAGATATTGTTATCTTTTCAACACCCCAATTTGACTATTTGGTTTTACCCAAAGAGCATCTGGCAACAAGCAGCATGATGCCCCAGAAGAAAAATCCAGTAACCATGGAAATAGCTAGGGCTTGGGGTGCTGAAAGCATTGGATATCTAACAGCTTTGCTAGGAATCCTAAAAGCCCTTCCAACCGGTTACAATCTAGACATGCAAGAAGCAAATAAACATGCATTAATAATCTTAAAGAGGACTTTAGAAACGTTAAAAATTTTCTCAGACTTTTTCAAAAAGATTGGAGTCAATGAGAAAAAGTTGTTGATCGATTCAGAGATTTTCCCAATTTTAGCAACCGACATAGCCGAAAAAGTTTCTCTAAAAGAAGGAAAACCATATAGAGAAGTCTATGGAGAGATAGCAAAGCTGATAAAAGATTCTAAGAGTGTCGAGGAGCTCTATACTAAAGTTGAAGAACTTTACGGGATCAAAACAAACCTAGAGGAGGGTGTTAAGAAACCAGTTTTAGGTTCTCCAAATCCAACTAAGGTCAAGGAATACATTAAATTGGCAAAAACGGCCCTCAAAGAAGATCTTCTCAAGTTGAAGGAGGTGACCACATGCATGCATATTTGA